One Saimiri boliviensis isolate mSaiBol1 chromosome 5, mSaiBol1.pri, whole genome shotgun sequence genomic window carries:
- the GBX2 gene encoding homeobox protein GBX-2 isoform X2 produces MSAAFPPSLMMMQRPLGSSTAFSIDSLIGSPPQPSPGHFVYTGYPMFMPYRPVVLPPPPPPPPALPQAALQPALPPAHPHHQIPSLPTGFCSSLAQGMALTSTLMATLPGSFSASPQHQEAAAARKFAPQPLPGGGNFDKAEALQADAEDGKGFLAKEGSLLAFSAAEAVQASLGEPVCLSRSAVTSGPGRGCPRARERRVKGGRRPQGQGGELLAGERCGLQLG; encoded by the exons ATGAGCGCAGCGTTCCCGCCGTCGCTGATGATGATGCAGCGCCCGCTGGGGAGTAGCACCGCCTTCAGCATAGACTCGCTGATCGGCAGCCCGCCGCAGCCCAGCCCTGGCCATTTCGTCTACACCGGCTACCCCATGTTCATGCCCTACCGGCCGGTagtgctgccgccgccgccgccgccgccgcccgcgctgCCCCAGGCCGCGCTGCAGCCCGCGCTGCCGCCGGCACACCCGCACCACCAGATCCCCAGCCTGCCCACTGGCTTCTGCTCCAGCCTGGCGCAGGGCATGGCGCTCACCTCTACGCTCATGGCCACGCTCCCCGGCAGCTTCTCCGCGTCGCCCCAGCACCAGGAGGCGGCAGCGGCCCGCAAGTTCGCGCCGCAGCCGCTGCCCGGCGGCGGCAACTTCGACAAGGCGGAGGCGCTGCAGGCTGACGCGGAGGACGGCAAAGGCTTCCTGGCCAAGGAGGGATCGCTGCTTGCCTTCTCCGCGGCCGAGGCGGTGCAGGCTTCGCTCGGTGAGCCG GTCTGCCTGTCCCGCTCGGCGGTGACCTCGGGTCCCGG TCGGGGCTGTCCGAGGGCAAGGGAAAGACGAGTCAAAGGTGGAAGACGACCCCAAGGGCAAGGAGGAGAGCTTCTCGCTGGAGAGCGATGTGGACTACAGCTCGGATGA
- the GBX2 gene encoding homeobox protein GBX-2 isoform X1: protein MSAAFPPSLMMMQRPLGSSTAFSIDSLIGSPPQPSPGHFVYTGYPMFMPYRPVVLPPPPPPPPALPQAALQPALPPAHPHHQIPSLPTGFCSSLAQGMALTSTLMATLPGSFSASPQHQEAAAARKFAPQPLPGGGNFDKAEALQADAEDGKGFLAKEGSLLAFSAAEAVQASLVGAVRGQGKDESKVEDDPKGKEESFSLESDVDYSSDDNLTGQAAHKEEDPGHALEETPPSSGAAGSTTSTGKNRRRRTAFTSEQLLELEKEFHCKKYLSLTERSQIAHALKLSEVQVKIWFQNRRAKWKRVKAGNANSKTGEPSRNPKIVVPIPVHVSRFAIRSQHQQLEQARP, encoded by the exons ATGAGCGCAGCGTTCCCGCCGTCGCTGATGATGATGCAGCGCCCGCTGGGGAGTAGCACCGCCTTCAGCATAGACTCGCTGATCGGCAGCCCGCCGCAGCCCAGCCCTGGCCATTTCGTCTACACCGGCTACCCCATGTTCATGCCCTACCGGCCGGTagtgctgccgccgccgccgccgccgccgcccgcgctgCCCCAGGCCGCGCTGCAGCCCGCGCTGCCGCCGGCACACCCGCACCACCAGATCCCCAGCCTGCCCACTGGCTTCTGCTCCAGCCTGGCGCAGGGCATGGCGCTCACCTCTACGCTCATGGCCACGCTCCCCGGCAGCTTCTCCGCGTCGCCCCAGCACCAGGAGGCGGCAGCGGCCCGCAAGTTCGCGCCGCAGCCGCTGCCCGGCGGCGGCAACTTCGACAAGGCGGAGGCGCTGCAGGCTGACGCGGAGGACGGCAAAGGCTTCCTGGCCAAGGAGGGATCGCTGCTTGCCTTCTCCGCGGCCGAGGCGGTGCAGGCTTCGCTCG TCGGGGCTGTCCGAGGGCAAGGGAAAGACGAGTCAAAGGTGGAAGACGACCCCAAGGGCAAGGAGGAGAGCTTCTCGCTGGAGAGCGATGTGGACTACAGCTCGGATGACAATCTGACTGGCCAGGCAGCTCACAAGGAGGAAGACCCGGGCCACGCGCTGGAGGAGACCCCGCCGAGCAGCGGCGCGGCGGGCAGCACCACGTCTACGGGCAAGAACCGGCGGCGGCGGACTGCCTTCACCAGCGAGCAGCTGCTGGAGCTGGAGAAGGAGTTCCACTGTAAAAAATATCTCTCCCTGACCGAGCGCTCGCAGATCGCCCATGCCCTCAAACTCAGCGAGGTGCAGGTGAAAATCTGGTTCCAGAACCGACGGGCCAAGTGGAAACGGGTGAAGGCAGGCAATGCCAATTCCAAGACAGGGGAGCCCTCCCGGAACCCTAAGATCGTCGTCCCCATCCCCGTCCATGTCAGCAGGTTCGCCATTAGAAGTCAGCATCAGCAGCTAGAGCAGGCCCGGCCCTGA